The following DNA comes from Phalacrocorax carbo chromosome 14, bPhaCar2.1, whole genome shotgun sequence.
cactcGCCACCAAACCCCCATCTCCCGGTGGGCCCCTGCCATGATTGCAAAACAAGCGGTGAGGGGAGGAAGCCGTGATTGCGCTGTTTGCACAGCACTCGGATGCATCTGGCAAGGCAATCAGCCGGCGGTACATGGCACCACATGGGGGTGAGGGCACGGCCGACAAGTCCCCCAGCCCGCACATCGGCTCATGCTCTAGCACACACGTGTGCAGCCTTTGCATGTGCGCCAGGTCCTTCCCCGTAGCATGCCCAACCATGTACACAGTATCCCCACACCCGCCCGGACCACGGGCGAGGTAGGTGCTGGCGGGGCGCTGACAGGCTGCCAAGCGGCTGGCACAGCACTGGGGGGGGGCCACAGCGGCAGTGGCTGCTGGAGCCACATCAGAGCGGCCCCCCTAGAGCAGCTGGGAGCGTGTGGTGCTGCCCTCGAAGGAAATGCGCTCACTCCCATGTGCTGCACACTTGGGTTCGCCttgctgctatttttatttgacTTTTCAGGGCCTGTTTCCTTTTTCCGGCTGTTTTTGCTGTGATTCCACCGTCGCTTCAACCTcacttttcccctccctcccttttgcctcttccttcgctctttccttcctttccatgCACTCATTCCTGCCGCCACACCGGGCTCCCTCTACCCCCACCTGGCAGCCGGTGCTCACGGCAAGCTCACAGTGAGTGTGCCAATGCCTGTAGACCCCCGTGAATGCTGAAGCtcacctcccaccaccaccaagcACAACCTCCCCTactccctgcctgcagaggcAGCCGGGATGAGATGCCAGGGGGTTGCACAGACAGCACACAGTGACTTCCCAGCTCCGGGGGCCAGTTATTGCTCTGTTTTATCTGGGAAGGTGCTGACGGGTCAGTGGCAAAGGGGGGGGGACTTTGCTCCAGCCTTGACGCAGAAGAAGGCAGTGAGTCACCTCCCAAGCCACCGTCCCGCTCAAGCTGGTGCACAAGCCACCGTGTTCCACCGGCGTGTTGCCGTCGTTCTGGCCGTGCCGCGGGACCGCAGCATGACCACAACGCCCCAGCAGGACCCCAAGCTCCATCCGCAGGGAAGGACGCATCAATAGGGCTATTTTGGGATGCTGGCGGGATGCAGGGGGGGTGTTGTTATatttgggggtggtggttgggATGAGACAgggaataagaaagaaaactcaaagcTAAACCAGTGAAACCCCCACTGTGGAGGCAGCAGAAAGGGCAGGATGAGAAAAAGGCAGAGTTTAATCCTGGTTCCCCCTCCTTGGGCACCCTGAGGACTAGGATGGAGCTTGGAGGAAGGAGTCCAGTCATGGTGGGGCCAGTCAGGGAGGAGCGTGGCACCAGAGGCGGCATGGTGCAGCTCCGGGAGGCCACCAGCATCGGGATGTGCTGAACCGCGGCTCCCCGGATGGGCCCCGCTCCTGGCGCCAGCCTGCCCCATGCCATGCAGACGGCATctccccggggctcacgggCCTGATCCTGCTACACACCCATGGGCCCTGGCGGGACCCCACAAGAACAGgggccccagccccgctctTGCCACCAAACAAGGGTCCTTGTCATGCCCCAGGCGTGGGGGCCCTGGTATGCCCGGGGGGACCTCTCCTACCCACACCTGGTAATGCAGCCCCCCAGGCTTCTCTCCCAGCCCAGGTCCCAGAGGCAGGGTGTGAATAAGGACTGCCAAGAgcatcccctgccctcccctccctgcatcACCTGCCTCAGCCAGCTGCTTGAGCCCCTGGAGAAACCCCCAGGGAAAGgtgccccccccatcccctccaaGGCGCATGGGCTGGGGTCCCACTCGTCGGCAGCACCCACTGCCTCCCCCCAGGACCGGGGAGGTTGGCTGAGGCCCTGGTGGGGATGGGGCCAGGGGATGCCGGCGTGGCTGTGGGCCAGGCGAGAGCCATGGCCGTGGTCCAGGCGGCCGCGTGGCCCTGTCCGTGGGGACACACGGCCGTGGGCAGCCGTCCGGCTCTGCTCAGCACACACAGCCCACTGCTGCCACCTCGTGTCCTCGACAGACGTCCCCACAGCCACACAGCCCGGGCTGGCCCGGCTCACGGCTGTGACAGGGTCCTCCCggctggagaggggctggggaaactgaggcaggggcGCAACGGGAGCCTTCCTTCCCCGGccgctgctccagccctgcccgcagcttggggagggggaatggCCCCCCAGCAAAGCAggtcctgcagcagagccctgtCCTCCACCATCCACCCACCAGCTTAAGCATGCAGGGTGGAGCCCCATGGGCCAGGGATGCAGGCACGGCAGGCAGAGACAGGATGCTACGGTGACCACTGCTGCTGCCCGCTTCTTAGCAGGCTTGCATGGCCTACACCATGCCAGCGCcacccacaaaacaaaagccccaGGGTCACCAGATAAAGCACCCAAAGGGCTTCAAGGGAAGGAGAGGTTTTATTTCTGGCTTCCCAGAGACTGTTTGCCACCCAACAGGGGAGCGGGACCCCCGGCCAGGGTGCTGGCAGAGCGTGGTGATGAGGGAGGATGTTCCTCATCTCACCAAACCCCCACGTACCTCCAGGCTCAGCTTGCTGGGGGTGCCAGAGTATCCACAGTGCCGGGCAGCCGGGTCCTTTCGCAGTACTTCCCATCCCAGAAGCCGAGCCTTTGTCTTGAGCCCCCACAGCTGCCTGAGGTTTTGCTGTTTATCAGCAGACACCGGCGCTCCCCGGGCTTCCAGTGGTGCACCCAGGTTTCCCCGTCCACTGCGGGTGCCTGGCTGCTCCTCCTGTCCCAGCAGTGCACTAGGGATGTGTgtccctctctgcagcctggccaTCCTCAGAGCCATGTGGAAGTGCAGGAGTCCTGCTTTCAGCAGAGACCTCCAAGCCATGGCCCTGCACATCATCTTTCTGCCCCAAAAAGCAACCGTCGTCCCCAAGGAAGTAGCAGGTGATGCAGGACCAAGAGCATCACAGAAATCCAATGCCTTGCCTccttttttcagctctttcccttcttctccccGACGTTTCTGTTGTTCCagcttcctgccacagccatcCCATAGAAAACCAATCTGCCAGCCCCCACTGTGTGTGAGGGTCTGGTCCCCAGGTTACACTTGAAACAGGAGGACGAATTCAACTCGGGCACCCACTTGTAGCAACTCCGCTGCCTTCAGGGTTGAATTTGCCCCAGGTTTCCAGACAAGACACTGGCAGCCGCAGTGCCGGGGCAGTGCATCCCTCCGGCATGTGGCGAGAGCGTCCCTACGAGTACCGCAGGGCACGGCGGGGCGTGTGCAGGGCGTAGAGCTTCTCCCAGCAGGTCGCCAgcttctctgccttcctcccaaTCTCCCgcagctgcttccttctgcGGCCAGGTCCGCTgcgctggggctgtgctgggatgcgCGACGGGCTCTGTGGTCAGCGTGCCAAGGGAGCAGAaacaccccaccaccaccacgcaGGCATTAGTGGGGGGGACAAAAGCCACCGCACCAGCATTGAGGATACACCTGGGACATCACACCCCATGCACGTGGGGTTTGTGTGGACAAAGCTGCAGGTTGGGGTGGCCAAACTGTCCGGGACCTCAGCAAGGACGTACTCTCAggtccccaggggtccccagAGTTGGCCATGCCCCCCAACACCGGCAGCATGCACCTCATGGCACATCCAGGGGCAAGGCAGATGGCCAAGCTGGGTctgcaggcagctttccagaccAGCAGCACCTCCATCCCACACCAGCACACCCCCAGCAGGGTTGGCCCTGGCCATGGTGGAGAGGATAACCCCAGCACCACGCCGgagccaggcagagctggagagctGGCATTTCACTGCGCTGGGGTTTCCCTGCTAGTTAATGTGTTGCTGGCAGCTGCCATAGGGGATCCTCCCGGCCAGGGTTTCTCCAGTAGAGCCCTGGGGGAGCCCAGACCAGTTCTTGCCTATAAGTACCAAGGCACAAGAGCCAGACTGGGTGTGTCCACCCACTGGGTCACCATCCCACCGGGACAAGGCTCTGTGTTCCCATTATGGCACAAACCCGCTTGGGAGCTGGTGGTAAAAACCCACCAGCCTGTCCCATGGTGCCACAGCCAGACTTCCCACACCAGCCAGTTTAGAGCTCCCTGGGACGTGCTGTCAGCATCCTCCAGCACTGACCTTCACCCCTGGGATGCTGTGGGCAGAACCTGGAGATCCCTCATGCGCAGCCAGGAGAGTGCACAACAGGgcaggctctgcctgcagcccatATGCTGGGGAACTGGGAGTCACTGGGGTGACTGGGAAGGGGCAGGACTCCCACCTTGCTgattttcctgcagttttccCTGAGCACGAAGTCAGTGTTTCTGGCCACCTTCCACACTGCCAGCTCCTCGGGGCCACGCAGGGTGCCAGCCGCCACCTCCCGCAGGGACATGCTGATGTTGTAGATGGAGAGCAGGATCTTCTGGtcctggagaggagaaaagcacaCATCCccaggcggggagggggggcttgATAGCTCCCCGGGGGCTCAGCTCACACGATGCCCAACCCTTTGTGCTCACCTTGTCAGAACGACAAGCTGGCCCAGACCTTCTGCTCCTGTCTTCCAACCCACTCAggtttttctaaagaaataaagcaagaagATCAGGCACCCTGAAGCATCCGTCCCTCCCACACAGGGCAGGAACCCCTCATTTAAACAGTGTTCTCcctggaaacagcagcaaagtGGCCAACCCCATGCTAAGCTTTCCAGGCtcatccctccccacccacaTCCCGCAGCTGGGTCACATCCAGCTTGGCAGCTTCCCCGGAGTGGGGAGGCAGGGTCCCAGCTCACCAGGTTCTGGATCTCATGGAAGATGACAGCGCGGTACTGCCGGAGGATTTTGGTGATGCTGCACCTCTTCCCTCTGCTTAGCACAGCAATGAGTAGGAGGAGCAGAACAGTGCAGGAGAGTGCCCGGGGGAGAATCTGCACAGGGAAGGGCTCCATGTCAGCCAGGGGGAagctggggatgaagggatgctCCAGACTGCCTTCAGCCCTCACCACAAGCCTCCGTCAGACCTGTTCTCCCCTCTGCAGACACAGTGCATGCAGGAGGGAAAGCACCTGCCCTTCTCCCAGAGGACAAGTTCCCAGCCCAACTGTCTCCTTTTGGAGTAAAGCCCCTCAGAAACTGCTCCAGCTTCATCCTAGTCCAGGCAGTGctccccacggcacccactgaGCTCTCTCCAGTACAGCAGCTCAGTAATCAGCCCAGAGCTGTGGCAGGGACCTTTGTAGGTCTATAGGATCTGTCCCCAAGCTCTCTGTCCCAACAAGGTCCCCAGTACCTCCCCAACTTGTGGCATTTCAAGCCCAGGCCCTCAACCACCAAAATTCAAGGGAAGTAGAAAGGGACGTGCCCTACTCTTTGAAGAGAAGCAGGAGGCAGCAAGCTGCCTGGCTCCCCACCAGCCAACCTCTGCACCTCAACATGAATGGGTTGGGGCACCCTCGGAAGGATGGTCTCCACACCTCTGCAAACCCCACAGCACAGAGTT
Coding sequences within:
- the C14H20orf204 gene encoding uncharacterized protein C20orf204 homolog; amino-acid sequence: MILPRALSCTVLLLLLIAVLSRGKRCSITKILRQYRAVIFHEIQNLKNLSGLEDRSRRSGPACRSDKDQKILLSIYNISMSLREVAAGTLRGPEELAVWKVARNTDFVLRENCRKISKSPSRIPAQPQRSGPGRRRKQLREIGRKAEKLATCWEKLYALHTPRRALRYS